TGGAAGAATTCGATAATTACGTGAAACCGGACACGTTTATCGTGAAACTTGACAACCCTCCTGCCGATGAGGAAATATTGGCAATCCCCGGGGTGACTCGTCTCAAGCATTTGGATCGAAACACCTTGAGAGTACAGTTTGACAGGCGGGATGACATTTCTGAGGTGATGGCTGATACGTGTGTTCGTCACGGTTGGGGACTAAGCGAGATTATGTTGGAAAGAATTTCTTTGGAAGAGATTTTTGCACAGTTGTCAGGAAAAAGATTGATCGATAAATTTTAATAAACGTTATGAGAGTAATATATAAAATAGCAAAGTCGGAGTTAGGTACGCTCTTTTATTCTCCGATAGCTTGGTTAATTTTGGTCATATTCGTGTTTCAGGTTTTCGGCAGTTTTGCGAACTTGCTGGAATATACCGTTAACGCGAAAACCCTCGGACAAATGCAGGGATACCAGAGTTATATGCTTTTCGTGATCGGTGGTTTCGCCCCTTACACGACCATCCAATCTACCCTTTATCTTTACATTCCCCTGTTGACAATGGGGCTTATGAGCCGGGAATACAGCAGTGGTTCTATTAAATTACTTTTTTCTTCCCCGATTAGTAGTTTACAGATCATACTGGGAAAATACCTTTCCATGTTGATTTATGGGCTGATCATGATGGGGAGCGTGTTGGTACTAGTGGTCGTGGCGTTTTTCTCGATCAAAGATTTTGATCTTTCGCTCGTACTTTCCGGTTGGTTGGGCTTGTACTTGCTCATGGCGACTTACGCGGCTATCGGGCTTTTCATGTCGACCTTGACTTCTTACCAGATCATTGCGGCTTTAGGAACGTTGACTTTCATCAGCTTTTTAAACTTTATCGGTAGCTTGTGGCAACATATTGAGGGGGTGCGTGAAGTGATGTATTGGTTCTCGCTTAAAGGACGTGCGGATGAATCTATCCGGGGGCTGATTTGTAGCGAGGATATACTTTATTTTATTCTCGTTTCGGGAATGTTCCTTGGTTTTTCGGTGCTGAAACTGCAATTTGCTCGTCGGAGTTGTTCTGTGAGTGTGAAAGTGGGCAAGTATGTGGGACTGGTAGCCTGTGTTGCCTTACTCGGGTATGTCTCCACGATTCCTCAATTGAAGTGTTTCTATGACGCTACGGCTAACAAGGATCGCACGATCACCCCGAACAGTCAGGAAATACTGCGGCAGGTGGACGGAGGCTTGACGATTACTTCTTACGTTAATCTCCTTGACAAATTTGGTTATCTTGGAATGCCTTCTAACTGGTTTAATACCCGGAATATCTTCGAGACATTTACTCGTTTCAAGCCGGAGACGAAACTGAAAAGCTATTATTATTACGATAATAGTGCAGGGATGAATCTTTCCCGCGAGGAAATGGATAAGGCAATAGAGAGACTCGTGCTGACTTCCGATATTAATCCCAAAAGTATACTCACTCCGGAACAGATGAGGGAGAAGATCGATCTCTCTGCTGAGGAGTTCCGCTACGTGTTTCTAATAGAGCGGGAGAACGGGCAGAAAGCT
The window above is part of the Butyricimonas paravirosa genome. Proteins encoded here:
- a CDS encoding Gldg family protein, with the protein product MRVIYKIAKSELGTLFYSPIAWLILVIFVFQVFGSFANLLEYTVNAKTLGQMQGYQSYMLFVIGGFAPYTTIQSTLYLYIPLLTMGLMSREYSSGSIKLLFSSPISSLQIILGKYLSMLIYGLIMMGSVLVLVVVAFFSIKDFDLSLVLSGWLGLYLLMATYAAIGLFMSTLTSYQIIAALGTLTFISFLNFIGSLWQHIEGVREVMYWFSLKGRADESIRGLICSEDILYFILVSGMFLGFSVLKLQFARRSCSVSVKVGKYVGLVACVALLGYVSTIPQLKCFYDATANKDRTITPNSQEILRQVDGGLTITSYVNLLDKFGYLGMPSNWFNTRNIFETFTRFKPETKLKSYYYYDNSAGMNLSREEMDKAIERLVLTSDINPKSILTPEQMREKIDLSAEEFRYVFLIERENGQKAFLRMFDDQGKYPSEAEISAVLKTMVAESPRIAFLSGHGERNIYDGSGVNYTSFTTVLDSRSALVNQGYTPYTLTLTEGGDIPSDVDVLVIADLRKALTDDELIQIKRYIEHGGNLVVIGEPRRQEYMAPVLEQLGLAFVPGVLVQPREGYVADYLWARFTPEGARLEPVFARMLELDNVLTMPSAAAIRKIGDRGFEAIPVFTTETTGCWNELETKNFSLEEPRLNTALGEEEKAYVTGYALRRDVKGKEQRVFVLGDADCISNGELGANREFRRSNYALTDGMFRWLVYDEYPIDVSRPAAKDNDTYLTPGGFAWIKIFLRWICPVLIVVCGCVIWVMRRMK